In the Staphylococcus sp. IVB6240 genome, one interval contains:
- a CDS encoding DUF2273 domain-containing protein produces the protein MANQHQNGQGEQVTNEQIIALLRSYKWRIIGFFSFLLIAILFLTLGFWKTILIIFLCLIGVGVGYIKDRTQDFLNLLNRLS, from the coding sequence ATGGCTAATCAACATCAAAATGGTCAAGGTGAACAAGTGACGAATGAACAGATAATTGCCTTACTGCGCAGCTATAAATGGCGCATTATCGGGTTCTTCTCTTTCCTTCTCATTGCAATCTTGTTTTTAACACTTGGCTTTTGGAAGACAATTTTAATTATCTTTTTATGTTTAATCGGAGTTGGAGTTGGGTATATTAAAGACCGAACACAAGATTTCTTAAATTTACTAAATCGGTTAAGCTAG
- the amaP gene encoding alkaline shock response membrane anchor protein AmaP, whose translation MRRLKNFCLGLLMVVIVGFLLFMYLDYQPIKQYQNYLYQYNWFEPLLIGLSAFLILLGFILFFSAFKPTHRKPGLYKDYQDGHIYISRKSIENTALDTIKKYDSIRQPNVVAKLYNKKNNNFVDIKADFLVPTTAVNIQSLTEQVRADVKENVERFSEMPVRKLEINVRDQRQSGEARVV comes from the coding sequence GTGAGAAGACTAAAAAATTTCTGTCTAGGATTATTAATGGTAGTCATCGTTGGTTTCTTATTATTTATGTACTTAGATTATCAACCGATCAAACAATACCAAAATTATCTCTATCAATATAATTGGTTTGAACCATTATTGATTGGCTTATCTGCGTTCTTAATTTTATTAGGGTTTATTTTATTTTTTAGTGCGTTTAAACCAACACATCGCAAACCAGGTTTATACAAAGACTATCAAGATGGACATATTTACATTTCACGTAAATCTATTGAAAATACAGCGTTGGATACAATTAAAAAATATGATTCAATTCGTCAACCGAATGTTGTGGCGAAGTTATATAACAAAAAGAATAACAATTTTGTTGATATTAAAGCGGATTTCCTTGTACCAACGACAGCAGTTAACATTCAATCTTTAACTGAACAAGTGAGAGCAGATGTAAAAGAAAATGTTGAACGTTTTTCAGAAATGCCAGTAAGAAAGTTAGAAATCAATGTACGTGACCAACGCCAAAGTGGCGAAGCGCGTGTTGTGTAA
- the hchA gene encoding glyoxalase III HchA, whose translation MTENNLSKQPVADRAEDNAFFPSDYSLSLYTAPKTNFQGVEHQGAYTEGKWKVLVIAADERYLMLQNGKKFSTGNHPIETLLPLHHMMEAGFDVEVATLSGNPAKIEYWAMPTEDEAVMGTYEQLKAKLQAPKKLSEVVANELGAESDYLSVFIPGGHAALNGLPESEDVQQILDWSLEYHRFVVTLCHGPAALLAGSLNRQTSAFAGYEVCVFPDALDDGANIDIGYLPGKLQWLVAESLTQDELHVVNKEMTGQVHKDRQLLTGDSPLASDALGKLAVNEMLAYIQ comes from the coding sequence ATGACAGAAAACAACTTAAGTAAACAACCTGTAGCAGATAGAGCGGAAGATAATGCATTTTTCCCGTCTGACTATTCGTTGTCATTATATACAGCACCAAAAACGAACTTTCAAGGTGTCGAACATCAAGGCGCTTATACAGAAGGTAAATGGAAAGTTTTAGTCATTGCTGCAGATGAAAGATATTTAATGCTACAAAATGGTAAGAAGTTTTCAACAGGGAATCATCCTATAGAAACATTGTTACCGTTACATCATATGATGGAAGCCGGATTTGATGTTGAGGTGGCAACACTCTCAGGTAATCCGGCTAAGATAGAGTATTGGGCAATGCCAACGGAAGATGAAGCAGTGATGGGTACTTATGAACAACTTAAAGCGAAGTTACAAGCACCTAAAAAATTATCAGAAGTTGTTGCCAATGAATTAGGTGCAGAGTCTGATTATTTATCTGTATTTATTCCGGGGGGACATGCCGCATTAAATGGCTTACCAGAAAGTGAAGATGTACAACAAATATTAGATTGGTCACTTGAATATCATCGATTTGTTGTGACATTATGTCATGGTCCAGCTGCATTACTCGCTGGCTCATTAAATCGTCAAACATCAGCATTTGCAGGCTATGAAGTATGTGTATTCCCTGATGCATTAGATGATGGAGCGAATATTGATATTGGTTATTTACCTGGAAAACTTCAATGGCTTGTTGCTGAAAGTTTAACGCAAGATGAGCTTCACGTTGTTAATAAAGAAATGACAGGTCAAGTTCATAAAGATCGTCAGTTGTTAACTGGAGATAGTCCTTTAGCATCAGATGCATTAGGTAAATTAGCAGTTAATGAAATGTTAGCGTATATTCAATAA
- a CDS encoding DM13 domain-containing protein: MKIKSILLSTTVATTLLLGACGNMDDDKEMKKDDKMMESKMEDKKMDDKKMANKDMMMKEGMFKGENDQMVEGKAMIKDGKLMLTDFKSDKGPDLHVYLTKNGDVEKGLKIDKVKYDEMEQTFDLKGANVEDYDTVTIYCDKAHVVFGNAMLK; the protein is encoded by the coding sequence ATGAAAATCAAATCAATCTTATTATCTACTACAGTTGCAACAACATTACTTTTAGGCGCATGCGGTAACATGGATGATGACAAAGAAATGAAAAAAGACGACAAGATGATGGAAAGTAAAATGGAAGACAAAAAGATGGATGATAAAAAAATGGCTAACAAAGACATGATGATGAAAGAAGGCATGTTCAAAGGCGAAAATGATCAAATGGTTGAAGGTAAGGCGATGATCAAAGACGGTAAATTAATGCTGACTGATTTCAAATCTGACAAAGGTCCAGACTTACACGTTTACCTCACTAAAAATGGTGATGTTGAAAAAGGCTTGAAAATTGATAAAGTGAAATACGATGAAATGGAACAAACTTTTGACCTTAAAGGTGCTAACGTTGAAGATTACGATACAGTCACAATCTACTGCGACAAAGCACACGTTGTATTCGGTAATGCCATGTTAAAATAA
- a CDS encoding DoxX family membrane protein produces the protein MSTIWKVILLLIRMGSGIMMLMQGFEKLTGGFAISGLVPVVQKSSDIPDWYKAFFSHVVNQQLDLIQWMIPLGEIAIGLGLIFGVLSYTASFFGVFVMLNYILADMIFTYPIQLFFFIILLMNKKTLESISLLHFFKRKKLGNDAHGTHTYSG, from the coding sequence ATGTCTACAATTTGGAAAGTTATTCTTTTGCTCATCAGAATGGGGAGTGGCATCATGATGCTGATGCAAGGTTTTGAAAAGTTAACAGGTGGTTTTGCGATTAGTGGCTTAGTTCCTGTTGTTCAAAAAAGCTCAGATATTCCAGATTGGTATAAAGCTTTTTTCAGCCATGTCGTGAATCAGCAATTAGATCTTATCCAATGGATGATTCCACTCGGTGAGATAGCAATTGGTCTCGGACTTATTTTTGGTGTGTTATCCTATACAGCGAGTTTCTTTGGCGTCTTTGTTATGTTGAATTATATATTGGCAGATATGATTTTTACGTATCCAATACAATTATTTTTCTTTATAATATTATTAATGAACAAAAAAACATTAGAATCAATCAGTCTATTACACTTCTTTAAAAGAAAAAAACTAGGGAATGATGCACATGGAACACATACTTATAGTGGATGA